AAAGTATTGGTGCTGAAACGGGAGTGGACCAAGGCCACCCGGCTTGTAAAGTTCAGATTTGAAAGATCGGGGAAATACTCCCGCAGTTGCAGGGAGGTCAGCATTCCCTTGTAAATCATCTGCCTGGAAGAGAGGCTGACGATGTAAAAACTGCGGTCGGCCGCTGTACCGGACTGCAAAATAGTTTTCTCAATTTTTTTGCGCAGGATATAAAGTTTACGTTCCAATTCATCCTGCGGATAACTTCCGGTAATAAAAACCTGCTTGATATCGGGCTCGTTGGAGCGGGAAATCTCCCCCAAACAGGTAGAATTTACAGGCACGTCCCTTACGGCAAGCAGATGCAAATCCTCTTTCACGGTGAGTTTTTGAATAAGATCAATGCATTCACCGGCTTTTTGCTTATTTTTCGGAAGGAAAACCAGGCCTGTCCCATATTTGCCTTTAGAGGGAACCTCAATTCCTTGAAGCAAAATAAACTCGTGGGGGATATGAACGAGAATACCTGCTCCGTCTCCGGTTTTGTTGTCTGCACTTTCCGCCCCCCGGTGCACCATATTTTCGAGCACCTGAAGTCCGTTTTCTACCGTTTCGTGCGATTTGTCTCCGTTCAACGAGACTACCAACCCAACGCCACAGGCATCGTGCTCATTTTGAAAAGAATAAAGGGTTTTACGCTCGTAATCAGCTATATACTGTAAAGGATTGTCGATAAACATTGTATTCGTATTTTTTTAAATCCGTTTGTCCAAAAAGAAAAACAGGTTGAAACAGCATGGAAGGCAGCTTCAACTGATAAATAACAATTCGCGGTATTTGGGCAGGGGCCACATCTGGTTATCCACGATCAGTTCCAGCTTATCGATGTGATAACGGATAACGTCGAAAAACGGCAATACCTTATCGTGATATTCAACGGCTTTTTCTCGTTCGTTATCAATCTTATTGGCTACTTTCCGGGCTTCTACCATCGCATCCACATTGGTTTTGATTCCGGAGATGTGCCTGGCAATGTCCACGATTAAGGCGAGATCGTCCTTATTCAGTTCGTTCGCCTGTTTTTCGTCAAACACGCCGCGAAGTTTGTACACATTATCCAGCAGCATCGTTTGGTATTGCGTGGCCACCGGAATGATGTGATTGATGGATAGATCACCGAGTACGCGGGCTTCAATCTGAATTTTTTTGGTGTAGGTTTCCCATTTTACTTCGTTTCGCGCATGAAGCTCCCTTTCGTTCAGCACTCCGACGGTTTCAAACAATTCCACCGATTCCCGGCTGATATAGGTGTCATAAATCAGCGGAACACTTGTTTCGCAATTCAATCCCCGTTTTTGGGCTTCTTCTTTCCACTCGTCGGAATACCCGTTCCCGTCGAAACGGATGTTTTTACATGCCTTGATATAAAGGCGGAGCGTATCGTAAATCGCTTGCTCTTTCTTCATCCCGGTTTTCATTTTAACCTCGATCTCTTTTTTGAACTCAATCAACTGCATGGCTACCGAAGCATTAAGAGCAGTCATTGCTGAAGAACAGTTAGCCGATGATCCAACGGCACGAAATTCAAAACGGTTTCCCGTGAAGGCAAACGGTGATGTGCGGTTGCGGTCCGTATTGTCGATCAGCACTTCGGGAATGTGGGCTACGCCCAGCCTCATCTTCTGAAATTCATCTACCGCAATATCGTCGTCTTCGGAGCTTTCTTCAATTTTATCGAGAACAGCGGAAATCTGTGTTCCGAGAAAAACAGAAATAATTGCCGGAGGCGCTTCGTTGGCTCCCAGACGGTGTGCATTCTGAGCCGACATAATGGATGCCTTGAGCAATCCGTTGTTCTTGTAAACTGCCATCAACGTATTGACAATAAACACGATAAACTGCAAGTTCTCACGAGCGGTCTTTCCGGGCGTGAACAATCCCACTCCCGTATCCGTTCCCAGCGACCAGTTGTTGTGTTTGCCTGATCCGTTTACGCCGGCAAAAGGTTTTTCGTGAAGAACAAGCCTGAAGTGATGCTTGGCGGCTAACCTGTGCATCAACGACATAACCAGCAGGTTTTGATCTATGGAAAGGTTGGTTTCCCCAAAAACAGGGGCCAGTTCAAACTGGTTGGGGGCAACTTCATTGTGCCGTGTTTTTAACGGAATACCGTACTTGTACGCTTCAAACTCCACTTCCCGCATAAATGCTGCAACCCGGGGGGGTATAGAACCAAAATAGTGGTCTTCGAGCTGTTGGTTCTTAGCGCTCTCGTGCCCCATCAGCGTTCTTCCGGTGAGGTTTAAATCGGGACGGGCATCGTACAAAGCCTGGTCGACAAGGAAGTATTCCTGTTCCCAGCCGAGGTAGGAATAAACTTTATTTACTTTGGGGTCAAACAGCCGGCACACCTCTACCGCTGCTTTGTCAACAGCGGATAAGGCCTTTAGCAAAGGAGTCTTATAGTCGAGCGCTTCACCCGTATAGGAAATAAAAACCGTTGGGATGCAAAGGGTATCGTCAACAATAAAGGCGGGCGATGATGGATCCCATGCGGTATACCCACGGGCTTCAAAAGTGTTCCGGATACCGCCGCTGGGGAAACTTGAGGCATCCGGTTCCTGCTGTGCCAGTAACTTGCCGGAAAATTTTTCTATAATATCGCCTCCCGGCGCATCAACATAGTCAATAAAGCTGTCGTGCTTCTCCGCCGTTCCGTCCGTAAGCGGCTGGAACCAATGCGTGTAGTGAGAGGCCCCCATTTCCATTGCCCACATTTTCATTCCTGCTGCAACGTGTTCTGCAATTTCACGCGGCAACGTTATACCCTCATCTATGGCATCCACGATTACTTTTATTGTATCCCTGGATAAGTATTTAGCCATCTGCTTCCGATTAAAAACGTACTTGCCATAATAATCCGACGGTTGCCCCTTGGGAGCTTCCTCCATCACGGGAAGGCGCTTTGATGCTTCCACAATTGCACTGAATCTCAATGTTGACATAATGAATTTTATTTTAAATGTTTAGCTTCAAATATCCACAAATAATCAATATACTATATCTTTTTGATTTTTTATCGACGCAAAGATAAACACTTTGATTTTTACACACAAGAAAAACAGCAAATTTCTTTTATTTTATTTAAAACATATCATTTTGACAACCATGCCGCCATCTTTCACTTCCTTCGCATAGATTTGAATTGTCATTGTCAACCATAAATCACAAAAAAGGCGTATCTGGATTTCTCCGACACACCTTCTTTCGTCCAAAAAAAAAAATTAATTAGCGCACCATTCTCCGAACAGCCTCAGCGATTCTGTCCTTATCTCCAAATGACGAGAAACGCACAAACCCTTCCCCCGAAGCGCCAAATCCAACTCCGGGGGTACAAACGATATGCTTTTTTTTCAGCAGGAAATCAAAATAATCCCAACTGCTCATCCCATCCGGTGTTTTTGCCCAAACATACGGGGCATTCACACCGCCAACAACACTCAAGCCAATGGCCTGAAGCGCTTCACGAATTACCCGGGCATTCTCCATATAGTATCGGATAAGCTCATCAACCTGCTTTCTGCCTTCCGGGCTGTAAGTAGCTTCTGCCGCCCGCTGTACAACATAGGAAACCCCGTTAAACTTTGTCGTCTGCCTCCGGAGCCAAAGCTTGTTGAGACTGACACGCCCCCCGTTTTCCGAGGATGCCCTTACCGATTTGGGAACAACTGTATAGCCGCACCTTGTCCCGGTAAATCCAGCCGTCTTGGAGTAACTCCTGAACTCGATGGCCACCTCTTTTGCACCGGCGATCTCATAGATGCTGTGCGGCACATCTTTTTCCGTAATAAACGCTTCATAAGCTGCATCGAAAAGAATAATCGCCCTGTTTTCCAGTGCATAATTCACCCATGCAGCCAGCTGGTCTTTTGTAAGTGTCGTGCCTGTAGGATTGTTAGGGTAACAGAGATAGACAATATCCACTTTTTCCGCCGGCAGTTCGGGGATAAATTGGCTCGACTCGTTGCATGTTAAGTAAACCAGGTCAGTCCAACACCCATTTACAAACTCTCCCGCTCGCCCTCCCATGGCATTGGTATCCACATAAACCGGATAGCTCGGATCGGTGATGGCCACCTTGTTGTCCCCACTGAAAATATCGCCGATATTCCCCGTATCGCTTTTGGCCCCGTCGCTTACAAAAATCTCGTCGGGTTCTATACCTAGCGACGCAAAATCATTTTCCACAATCGCTTTTCGAAGAAAGTCATACCCCTGCTCGGGCCCATAGCCCCGGAACGTTTCAACTTCTCGCTGCTCATCAGCAGCTTTTATCATCGCATCCACGCAAACATCCGGCAAGGGCAGCGTCACATCCCCGATACCCATACGTATGATGTCAACACCCGGGTTTTCTGACGCATATTGAGACACACGCCTGGTAATCTCTGAAAAAAGATAGGCTGCCGGAATCTTAATAAAGTTCTCATTGATATAGGGCATAGGTCACTCATCTAATTTTATTTCTCCTTCAAACACAGTCACAGCATCACCCGTAAGGTAAACGCGGTTGTCGTCCTCACTCCACTCGATCTCCAGATCACCGCCCCGCAATTGTACGGTTGCAGACCGGCCCACCAAACCATTAAGGACGCCCGCAACCACCGCAGCACAAGCTCCGGTACCGCAAGCCAGCGTCTCACCGGCACCGCGCTCCCAAACACGCATTATCAACCAACGATCCGAAACTACCTCTACAAATTCGGTATTGGTACGATTGGGGAAACAGGGTGCATGTTCGATTACCGGCCCGATTTCAGACAGATCAAGCTCATCGATCTTATCCATAAAGAGCACGGCATGCGGATTACCCATGGAGAGACAGGTAACCTCGTAAGTTGCATCGTCGCTTACCGGCAAGGGACTTTTAACTACAGGCGATTGACTGAAAGCAGTAGGGATGGACGAAGCATCCAGAACAGGCGCGCCCATATCCACAGTTACTTTTTCGACCCGTTTTTCTTCGTTCAACCAAAGCTTCAACACCTTAACACCGGCAAGCGTTTCCAGCGTAATCTCGGTCTTATCGGTCAGGCCCTTTTCGTAAACATACTTTCCTATACACCGGGAAGCATTACCACACATCTCCGACTCCGATCCGTCGGAGTTAAACATGCGCATTTTAAAATCACAATCTTCGGAAGGCAGTATCACAACCAACCCATCGGAACCAATACCCTTGTGCCGGTCGCTTAATCTCAAGGACAGCTCCGATAGATTTTCAATATTTTCCACAAAACCGTTTATATAGATATAATCGTTACCGGTCCCGTGCATTTTTGTAAATTTCATAATGATTAACTTTACGCACTTATAATTTCATTTTTCTCATTTATTATACAAAATTAATCATAAAGATTAGATTAAGCAATTTTACAATCTTTTTTCTTTTCAATCCGGAAAAACTTTTTCAGCGAAAGGCGCATCCACCGGCATCCGACTATCATCAAAAGATATTGATGGACTAATCACTTTCGAGAGTGATTATTTTTGTAAATATTTTTTCCGGTAACCAACTGGAGTATAACCTGTGTTTTTTTTAAATATCCGGTAAACATTTCTAACATCATTAAACCCCATTTCAATGGCAATATCCAACAAATCCTTATCCGTTGTCAGCAGCTCAGTAGATATTAAGTCCACCTTTTTATCCAATATAAACTGATAGACTGAAGTACCAGTTGCCTCCTTGAATTTCATCTCGAGATTTCTGCGCGAAAGCGGGACTATTTCAGCCAACTTGTCAATGGAGATATTAAGCCTGATATTCTCATTGATATAATCAATCACCGTTTTTATATAGTTGTCAGAAATATTGTACTTCTCTGTAGATTGGCGTAATTCAATCCGAACGGGATCAATATTAATATTAAAAGGAACGTTGTTTTTATTTAAGATCAAATTCTGTAACATTTTTCCTGTTTGGTATCCTCCGTTTTCATCATCCGTTATAATCGATGAAATGGAAGGATGCGACAAGTTGCATATCAGCTCATCGTTATCCACACCCAGCAAAGATAATTCGTCCGGTATATTGATATTATTTACCTTGCACATTTCCGATACCTGCAAAGCGAAGTTATCATCGCATGCAAACAGAGCCACCGGCTTGGGCAAACCCTGCAGCCAGTTATCCAACTCAACATGTTCCCGACTCCACTGCATACTATCCAATAATTCAGACTCAAAATAATAATAACTCCCTTTTATCCTCTCAACTTCACGACGATAGCCTTCTGCTCGGGCTCTTGACCAGAAGAAATTTCTATTCCCGTAAAAAGCAAAGTTTTTAAAGTACCTTTTAGCAAAAAACTGAGCAGCCATCACACCTGCACCGATATAATCCCCGGAAATTCTCGAAAATCGCCCACTAATATTTTTGTAACTTTGTAAAAAAACAGGAATATCAAGTTGGTCGAGAAAATCCACCCCCTCATACTCCCATTGTGCTATAACGGCATCTATCTCCCACTCTTTAATTCGCTCCACAATACCGGCTTCACCGTACAATGCCTTATAATAGGATGGTAGACGATAAAATATCCAAGGGCCATTTTCATTGGCGTATTGAATTAAACCCGTCAGGAAACGTCGACTAAACTCGGTAGTAGAATCTATAAGCACCAAAACTTTTATCATTTATTCCCAATTCTATCTGTTAAAAAAATGCATCAGCTAGTGTTAATTATGCAACAAAAGTACAGCAATAATACATACTCCAGCATTAAAGTTCTATATTTAACATAATATCATCATATAATTGCGCTATTTGTCAGTATTTTTTCACAATAAGACATTTATACGTTCAGAAAAGTGATTTAATTTGATTTTAATAATTTGCGTCAACGTTTAAAGAGCTATGTAAAAGAAAACACATTACTTTGTAGGAGCGTTTATTTAATATTTCCTAAAATTACCAGAATTAATATTGTTTTTGCCTCTTTAAACAAATTTTTGATTATATTGAGTGCTCTAAATACTCAAACTCAACTACCTGGACGTAATATAGATCCTCTCATACTCGCCATGACTCAACAAAAAATACTGATAATCAAAGAGATAGTTTCCGGCTTATCCGGAAATACAGACCCAAACACTGAATCCGGGTGTAAATATTATTCTCTGAAAATGTGGGTGTTATAATCCAATTAATTATTAAAAAGCCAATGGCATACTGATAGATATTGTGAAAGTTGAATCAATACAAGATAACAATGACAAAACGACGGGAATTTATTAAAAATTCGGTACTGGGATTAGCTGCAACAACAACAGCAGGTAGTTTTGGAATTGCTGTTAAGTGTTGCAAACCTGCTCCAAGATTTGAAACTCAACGCCAATTGAAAAAAAATTGGCAGGAAGATCCCGAATGGAAAAAAATGAAATACGGAGATTGGGCAGGCCCTGGAGTATCTTCTACACCTGGACCCATGGATGAAATTTTATTGAAGGATTATGCCCCAAGATCTTCGGTAACCATCCAAGAGACTTTTGTAGAAAAAGCAAAATTTCCGTGTTTCGATAGCCATGTACATATCGAAGCAAAAACACCACAGGAAATTGATCAGTGGGTAAGAACCATGGATAAAGTTGGAATTGAAACGTCACTTATTTTAACGGGAGCAAGTGGAGATGATTTTAAAAAAACTTGTCGAATCATTTGCAAAAGCCCATCCCGGACGTTTTCAGTTATATTGTGGAATGGATTTAACAGATACGGAGCTACCGGTTGACGTTACGGTTGAAGAGTGCTGGGATGTTGTTGCAAGATCCGAGAAAACCAGGAAACATTGTTACATGGGTTGCGGGTCCGCACATGATGGTATTGCCGCAATAGTATTGAACATGGCGTTTGCAGGGAAACATAAACAGAAATGGAAATCTTTATCCATCCCACGGATTAGGACCTGTATCTCAAATAATGGACATTAACTATGGCGATAAAATGGATTATCTTGTATCAATTTCCAGTAATGATTTTACGATGGCAAACAAGATGCAGGAGATGTCAGCAATAGACCGCTATTATGAACCTTACACTGGATTAAAATTCAGGGGAAACCTAAATACAACAATAATCCGTACCCATAAGGGCAGGACTATCATGCTTCAGCATGATATCAGTACGCCAGGTCCGCAGCACAGATTCGATTTAATCTCTGGAAATAAGGGAATTTACAGGGCTGAGCCTGATAGAATAGCCATAAATAGTGAAAAGTGGTTACCAGAGCAGGAGTAATGATATAATTATCCACACATGAATATATGACGGGCATCTAAATAAACAGCATTCACATGAACGAATCAAAAAAACAAAGCACCAACTATTCCAGAAGAGATTTCCTGGGTATCTCTACTGCCGGGGTTTTAGGCATGGTGGCAGAAAGTGCTCTGGGAAACAACATACCGGTCGATAAATCCGTTTTTCCAGATTACGAAGCAATGAAAAAGACCATTAATGAAAATGTAAATCTCATAGGATCCTATGGACAATGGGCATCGGAGAAAATGAGAGACTCGTTGCCTGCTTATTCTTTCAGGAGAAAAGAGTGGAACAATATCGAAGCGTGGCGGATAGCTGCTAAAAATAAGGTATTGGAAAGTATTGCCTCGCCGGATCTGGGTGAAATCCCTGAGGTAAAAGTAAACAAGCAATATATCTACGATGGGTTACAGGTTGAAGAAATTACCTGGCAGTTACCCTATGGAATGCCTACGGAAGCAATAGTGCTTAAACCGGCCAACTCGAAAGAGCGCTTGCCCGGAGTATTGGCTTTCCACCATCACGGTGCCGATAAATATTTTGGAAAACGCAAAATAGTAAGAACCAATAATTCGCCGCATCCACACACTGTTGACTCGCAACAGCAATACTATGACGGCATTGCATGGGCAAATGAAATAGCTAAAAGAGGCTATGTGGTTCTTGTGCACGATGCCTTCCCTTTTGAAAGCAGGCGAGTACTCTTAAAGGAAGTTCCTGAATTTCTTAGGGGAGATTTAACCGACAATGAATCCGAGAAATTAGAAAACGTAAATAAATACAACCGATGGGCATCTGAACATGAGGACATCATGGCTAAATCATTATTCTGTGCCGGCACCTCCTGGCCGGGTGTTTGGGTCGCTGAAGATTTGGTGGCACTCGATATTTTATGCGCCAGGCAAGATGTCGATGCGGATAAAGTTGGCTGCGGCGGCTTGTCGGGTGGAGGAATGCGGACAGTTTTTATAGCAGGTTTGGATCCGAGAGTGAAATGTGCTGTTTGTGTTGGCTTGATGACTACCTGGGAAGATTTCATGTTAAACAAGTCACATACCCACACCTGGATGACTTTTGCACCCGTTTTACCCAAAGAATTGGATTTCCCTGAAATACTTGGTTTGAGGGTACCTTTACCAACACTGGTATTAAACGCCAATGAAGACGATCTATTCACCCTCCCCGGCATGAGACATGCTGACGAGATTCTCAAGGCGGTATATGAAAAAGCGAATGCTTCTGAAAGGTATAGAGCATCATTTTACCCGGGCGGGCATAAATTTGGCAGAGAGATGCAAAAGGAGGCCTATGCCTGGTTTGATAAATGGCTTAAATAACAGCAAAATATAATGTCTAGCAAATTTAAGAATAAAATTACCGTTGCCCTGGCTGCAGGCGGAGTTACCGTCAACGCCTTTTGTATCATCTTATTTTACGTGGTCCTGTTGATCATCCTCCTTTGGTACGGGAATTATCAGGCATTTGAGAAGGTGCACACTTTCTTTGTTATTCTTATGGGGCTTTCCTTTATTGTGTGTTTTTTCATGATGAAGCCAGACTTGAGCGCTATCGCAAAAGGGTTGATACCCGGAATTCCGGATATACCGGGCGCATATGAATTGGTTGCGGCCATTGCCGGCACTACTTGTTCCGCAGCAGTTTTTATTATGCGAAGTACGGTAGTGGCGGAAAAAGGGTGGGTTTTTTTTCGCAAGCATTCCAGGCTTGTATTCTCCCGGCAGTGGCAATTCCTGTTTATTTCTTGATGAATAGAACCAACTTGATGAACCAGTATAAAGCTAAACCGGGAGAAAATATAGGGGTTATCGCAGCAATCGTATTCTCTTTGATAACTACCTATTATGCAATTATCGAATTCTTCTGATCGACTAAAAAACTTACAACTGTAAATTAAATAAAAATGGAAATTATTGTTAGTGAAAATAAGCAGGAGCTTGGCAGGGAAGCAGCAGAAAAAGGAGCGCTGTTAATCCGAAATGCCATTCAGGAAAACGGAGAAGCAAACATCATTGTAGCAACGGGTGCTTCTCAATTTGAAATGTTGACCGAACTTGTCAAAGAGGATGTTGATTGGTCTAAAGTAACCGCATTTCATTTGGATGAATATATCGGTATTCTCGATACGCAACCGGCATCATTTCGGAAGTACCTGAAAGAAAGATTTGCGGATAAGGTACCTTCTTCGATTTTAAAAGAGCATAAAGCCACCTGGTTGTATCTTGATAAATTTTCCGCATCTCTCTTGTCATGAAAGAGAAATCTTTTTTGTATAAATTATAAGTAACTTAAATAAATATTACAACACAATGATAAATCGCAGAAAATTCATAAAACTATCAGCAGTAGCAGGCTTAGCCTCCAGTATGCCCGCTGTCGTTTTTTCAGAATCAAAACAAAAGGAAGTAAAAACTTCAGGTGCATCGCCGCTGATCTGGGCAAACCTGTTGCACTTAAGCACCAATATGTGGGAAGATCATCCCTATATAAAGCGAAACAGCATATGGTCGGATATCGTAGAAGAAGAAATTCACAGGGATGATTATAAATGCAAAACATGTCAAGACTCTCTGGCATGGGGTATGCGCGGATACAGGCCTTTTTTAGTATTTGAAGAATCGGTGTGGAGTACGGTCCTGCAAAAAATGTCAGATGCGCGCATGAATATGGTTATCATTGATTTGGGAGACGGAGTGAAATACGAAAGCCATCCGGAGATTGCCGTGAAAAATGCGTGGTCCGTCGACAAATTAAGGTCGGA
This portion of the Petrimonas sulfuriphila genome encodes:
- a CDS encoding divalent metal cation transporter is translated as MSSKFKNKITVALAAGGVTVNAFCIILFYVVLLIILLWYGNYQAFEKVHTFFVILMGLSFIVCFFMMKPDLSAIAKGLIPGIPDIPGAYELVAAIAGTTCSAAVFIMRSTVVAEKGWVFFRKHSRLVFSRQWQFLFIS
- a CDS encoding diaminopimelate epimerase is translated as MKFTKMHGTGNDYIYINGFVENIENLSELSLRLSDRHKGIGSDGLVVILPSEDCDFKMRMFNSDGSESEMCGNASRCIGKYVYEKGLTDKTEITLETLAGVKVLKLWLNEEKRVEKVTVDMGAPVLDASSIPTAFSQSPVVKSPLPVSDDATYEVTCLSMGNPHAVLFMDKIDELDLSEIGPVIEHAPCFPNRTNTEFVEVVSDRWLIMRVWERGAGETLACGTGACAAVVAGVLNGLVGRSATVQLRGGDLEIEWSEDDNRVYLTGDAVTVFEGEIKLDE
- a CDS encoding prolyl oligopeptidase family serine peptidase; this encodes MNESKKQSTNYSRRDFLGISTAGVLGMVAESALGNNIPVDKSVFPDYEAMKKTINENVNLIGSYGQWASEKMRDSLPAYSFRRKEWNNIEAWRIAAKNKVLESIASPDLGEIPEVKVNKQYIYDGLQVEEITWQLPYGMPTEAIVLKPANSKERLPGVLAFHHHGADKYFGKRKIVRTNNSPHPHTVDSQQQYYDGIAWANEIAKRGYVVLVHDAFPFESRRVLLKEVPEFLRGDLTDNESEKLENVNKYNRWASEHEDIMAKSLFCAGTSWPGVWVAEDLVALDILCARQDVDADKVGCGGLSGGGMRTVFIAGLDPRVKCAVCVGLMTTWEDFMLNKSHTHTWMTFAPVLPKELDFPEILGLRVPLPTLVLNANEDDLFTLPGMRHADEILKAVYEKANASERYRASFYPGGHKFGREMQKEAYAWFDKWLK
- a CDS encoding glutamine synthetase III — encoded protein: MSTLRFSAIVEASKRLPVMEEAPKGQPSDYYGKYVFNRKQMAKYLSRDTIKVIVDAIDEGITLPREIAEHVAAGMKMWAMEMGASHYTHWFQPLTDGTAEKHDSFIDYVDAPGGDIIEKFSGKLLAQQEPDASSFPSGGIRNTFEARGYTAWDPSSPAFIVDDTLCIPTVFISYTGEALDYKTPLLKALSAVDKAAVEVCRLFDPKVNKVYSYLGWEQEYFLVDQALYDARPDLNLTGRTLMGHESAKNQQLEDHYFGSIPPRVAAFMREVEFEAYKYGIPLKTRHNEVAPNQFELAPVFGETNLSIDQNLLVMSLMHRLAAKHHFRLVLHEKPFAGVNGSGKHNNWSLGTDTGVGLFTPGKTARENLQFIVFIVNTLMAVYKNNGLLKASIMSAQNAHRLGANEAPPAIISVFLGTQISAVLDKIEESSEDDDIAVDEFQKMRLGVAHIPEVLIDNTDRNRTSPFAFTGNRFEFRAVGSSANCSSAMTALNASVAMQLIEFKKEIEVKMKTGMKKEQAIYDTLRLYIKACKNIRFDGNGYSDEWKEEAQKRGLNCETSVPLIYDTYISRESVELFETVGVLNERELHARNEVKWETYTKKIQIEARVLGDLSINHIIPVATQYQTMLLDNVYKLRGVFDEKQANELNKDDLALIVDIARHISGIKTNVDAMVEARKVANKIDNEREKAVEYHDKVLPFFDVIRYHIDKLELIVDNQMWPLPKYRELLFIS
- a CDS encoding 6-phosphogluconolactonase, producing MEIIVSENKQELGREAAEKGALLIRNAIQENGEANIIVATGASQFEMLTELVKEDVDWSKVTAFHLDEYIGILDTQPASFRKYLKERFADKVPSSILKEHKATWLYLDKFSASLLS
- a CDS encoding DNA-binding transcriptional regulator, which codes for MIKVLVLIDSTTEFSRRFLTGLIQYANENGPWIFYRLPSYYKALYGEAGIVERIKEWEIDAVIAQWEYEGVDFLDQLDIPVFLQSYKNISGRFSRISGDYIGAGVMAAQFFAKRYFKNFAFYGNRNFFWSRARAEGYRREVERIKGSYYYFESELLDSMQWSREHVELDNWLQGLPKPVALFACDDNFALQVSEMCKVNNINIPDELSLLGVDNDELICNLSHPSISSIITDDENGGYQTGKMLQNLILNKNNVPFNINIDPVRIELRQSTEKYNISDNYIKTVIDYINENIRLNISIDKLAEIVPLSRRNLEMKFKEATGTSVYQFILDKKVDLISTELLTTDKDLLDIAIEMGFNDVRNVYRIFKKNTGYTPVGYRKKYLQK
- a CDS encoding LL-diaminopimelate aminotransferase → MPYINENFIKIPAAYLFSEITRRVSQYASENPGVDIIRMGIGDVTLPLPDVCVDAMIKAADEQREVETFRGYGPEQGYDFLRKAIVENDFASLGIEPDEIFVSDGAKSDTGNIGDIFSGDNKVAITDPSYPVYVDTNAMGGRAGEFVNGCWTDLVYLTCNESSQFIPELPAEKVDIVYLCYPNNPTGTTLTKDQLAAWVNYALENRAIILFDAAYEAFITEKDVPHSIYEIAGAKEVAIEFRSYSKTAGFTGTRCGYTVVPKSVRASSENGGRVSLNKLWLRRQTTKFNGVSYVVQRAAEATYSPEGRKQVDELIRYYMENARVIREALQAIGLSVVGGVNAPYVWAKTPDGMSSWDYFDFLLKKKHIVCTPGVGFGASGEGFVRFSSFGDKDRIAEAVRRMVR